A single genomic interval of Chlamydiales bacterium harbors:
- a CDS encoding MotA/TolQ/ExbB proton channel family protein, which yields MDLINNTIIANTGLDLSRLFGNWNLILVLIGICSVVSVTIFIERLVQLRRAETDTNAFIIQSRKFIQENNIIEAIRFCENTRGSIANIVKAGLLRHNQSRDRIENAMEMNGLLEIAKLEKNAKILSVIAYIAPLIGLLGTVLGFIQAFGEMRISGLMDISTTSIGEAMEYALVTTAAGLVVAIPTVVAYNYVVSRIESLVLEIQTTSSEIVDILINQDPLL from the coding sequence ATGGATTTGATTAACAATACAATCATTGCAAATACAGGGCTCGATCTGTCCCGGCTTTTTGGCAACTGGAATTTAATTCTTGTGCTCATTGGTATATGCTCTGTTGTAAGCGTCACTATCTTTATTGAGCGTTTAGTGCAGTTGAGAAGAGCAGAAACAGATACTAACGCTTTTATCATTCAGTCTAGAAAATTCATTCAAGAAAACAACATCATCGAAGCCATTCGCTTCTGCGAAAACACAAGAGGATCCATTGCTAATATCGTAAAAGCAGGCCTTTTACGACACAACCAATCACGAGACCGCATTGAAAATGCAATGGAAATGAACGGTCTTTTGGAAATTGCAAAATTAGAAAAAAATGCCAAAATCTTATCTGTTATCGCTTATATTGCACCCCTTATAGGTCTTCTTGGAACGGTTCTTGGATTTATTCAAGCTTTTGGTGAAATGAGGATTTCTGGCCTCATGGACATTTCAACGACAAGCATTGGTGAAGCTATGGAATACGCACTTGTGACGACCGCTGCAGGACTCGTTGTAGCAATACCAACAGTTGTGGCTTATAACTATGTTGTAAGCCGCATTGAAAGCCTTGTACTAGAGATACAAACAACATCTTCTGAAATTGTCGATATTCTCATCAACCAAGACCCTCTTTTATGA
- a CDS encoding biopolymer transporter ExbD gives MIFKTRLKHSYNLIDLTPLVDVIFLLLIFFLITSDVLPLKSLNIENPTLPKDSLPLTTQLLVVMDAQQVIYVGSKKDIVDLGSVKEHLLNEINMIKAQYKEAHPTIVLSVDKHVDYGSFLQLFCAVQECSHTIRLSYKPSNLE, from the coding sequence ATGATTTTTAAGACACGTCTCAAGCACTCCTATAATCTAATCGATTTAACACCCCTTGTAGACGTCATTTTTTTACTTCTCATCTTCTTTCTTATTACATCGGATGTATTGCCCCTCAAATCTCTCAACATAGAAAATCCCACCCTTCCTAAAGACTCACTACCACTGACAACACAGCTTCTTGTTGTCATGGATGCTCAACAAGTCATCTACGTGGGAAGTAAAAAAGATATCGTCGACTTGGGATCCGTTAAAGAGCATCTCTTAAACGAAATCAATATGATAAAGGCGCAATATAAAGAAGCCCATCCAACCATTGTTCTAAGCGTCGACAAGCATGTTGATTACGGCTCTTTCTTACAGCTGTTTTGTGCTGTGCAAGAATGCAGCCATACGATAAGGCTCTCTTACAAACCAAGTAATTTAGAATGA
- a CDS encoding ATP-binding protein gives MHKRPIFQQLFKRLQEPRRFIQALLGPRQVGKTTLVLQVVKEINQPFHYISADLAALQNLTWLQQQWEVARQKIKESNQGILVIDEVQKIPHWSDMIKLLWDQDTQNEIGLSVVILGSSPWLMQKGLSDSLAGRFEVIPVTHWPYLEMKNTFGWSLDEYLYFGGYPGSAGLADKADVTRWMNYISDSLIETTLSRDILLMCEVHKPVLLRRLFQLGCCYSGQILSYSKMLGELQDAGNTTTLAHYLDLLMGAGLVMGLQKFAGQKVRQKGSSPKLLVYNTALMTSQMSKSYHEAKKDSAFWGRLVESAVGAHLLNSIRGTQIELFYWREGSREVDFVLKLQDMLIAIEVKSGKGFLDSSGMDLFVKQYNPSSIILVGGSGLSVQEFLEKRVQDLFL, from the coding sequence ATGCATAAGCGCCCCATTTTTCAGCAGTTATTTAAGCGTTTACAAGAGCCAAGGCGCTTCATTCAAGCACTTTTAGGTCCTCGGCAAGTTGGAAAAACAACACTTGTATTGCAAGTTGTAAAAGAGATTAATCAGCCTTTTCACTATATTTCTGCTGACCTTGCAGCTTTACAAAATCTGACTTGGTTGCAACAGCAATGGGAAGTTGCAAGACAAAAGATTAAAGAGAGCAATCAAGGGATTTTAGTTATTGATGAAGTGCAGAAAATCCCTCATTGGTCTGATATGATTAAGTTACTTTGGGATCAAGATACACAAAATGAAATTGGACTTTCTGTTGTTATTTTGGGCTCTTCTCCATGGCTTATGCAAAAAGGATTATCTGATAGCCTAGCTGGGCGTTTTGAAGTAATTCCAGTAACGCATTGGCCTTACTTAGAAATGAAAAATACGTTTGGATGGTCCTTAGACGAATATCTCTACTTTGGTGGATATCCAGGATCTGCAGGACTTGCGGATAAAGCTGATGTTACAAGGTGGATGAATTATATTAGTGATTCCCTTATTGAAACGACATTGTCGCGTGATATTTTACTTATGTGCGAAGTGCATAAACCTGTTTTACTTCGCAGGTTATTTCAATTGGGGTGTTGTTATTCTGGACAGATCCTTTCTTATTCAAAAATGCTTGGAGAGCTACAAGATGCTGGAAATACAACGACGTTAGCGCATTATCTTGATCTTTTGATGGGTGCTGGATTAGTTATGGGCCTACAAAAGTTTGCAGGGCAAAAAGTACGGCAAAAAGGATCGAGCCCAAAGCTTTTAGTCTATAATACGGCTCTTATGACATCTCAAATGTCTAAAAGTTATCATGAAGCAAAAAAAGATTCTGCTTTTTGGGGACGGCTTGTGGAGTCGGCAGTAGGTGCTCACCTGTTAAATAGCATTCGGGGTACCCAAATAGAATTGTTTTATTGGAGAGAAGGAAGCCGGGAAGTAGATTTTGTATTGAAATTACAAGATATGTTAATTGCAATTGAAGTAAAAAGTGGCAAGGGCTTTCTTGACTCTTCTGGAATGGATCTCTTTGTTAAGCAATACAATCCCTCTTCTATCATTTTGGTGGGGGGCTCTGGACTGTCAGTTCAAGAATTTTTAGAAAAACGGGTTCAGGATTTGTTTTTATAG